Below is a genomic region from Lineus longissimus chromosome 4, tnLinLong1.2, whole genome shotgun sequence.
AACAGATCAAGATCTCTGGTAGAATAACAGATCTGAGTTGCCCACATGTTGATTTCTATCAGTCTTGTGGGTAGTTCACTGGTTAATAACTTGGGAATGATAAATGGACTATGAGTGGGAACACTGTACAAGCTCTCTGCATGGGTTCTATCTCAATTATCTCGATCGCATTATTCCTTTTCCATGGGAATGTTGGGCAGTGCCATTCTATGGTTTAGTTAGAGTCACAAACTACATGTTGTGGTTGTGCCATTGCCTCTTACCTTTTTTGACGAAATCTACCTAGATTGCTTGATTATGCAGTGTGTATATCATTATATTCTGTATCTTTACATTCCACTTAATTTAGCAAGTTGATCAGCATTCAGAATAATAACAACAAATTGAGATCTTGAACTAACTTcagtcaaatttgaaaaaaatgtgtctTCGGAATTATTAAAAAGATAGTCATTTCTGTATCTGAATAATTAATACGTTTTGTTGAAAGCTTTACACTCTCATTTACAACCTAGTCACCATCATTTAGCTCTGTAGCTTTGATCATATTCTGTGATATACTATTAAACTTTTATTTCTATTCTTTAAGACGTCTTTGTTGTCTTTCGTGATTGTCACATCCAGTAGTTGTTGTGCTGCTCCCATGTAATCATACTGTGAAAATGTCAAGTCGCTCTCCCCCAAGTTGAAGGTGTTGCCAAGTTTGGCCATCACTGTAGAAGACTCCCTTGTTTCCACTTTGGAGATAATCAGATTCCCTCACAGTTGGAATTGCATCCTGACACTGTCTTCGATAACACTGCACGAAATGGGTTGGAATACTGAGATCAGTATTCTCGCTGTGATATGTGTTATAATTAGATATTTGTAGGTCTAACTTGATGGTGACCAACTAtggtccagccaccagtcagacaaggaaATAATTTTATAATTGAAAGTGTCCTTTGCTGTACTATTACATTGACATCCGAGGACCCCTCTCCACATGGGGTCACCCTGTATATAGATTATGTCTTAAAACAACTTCCCATACATGAGAcgcgaggttgtgacattgggtgatatgaataaagactagcaaatgcttttatctaaaactccatgtacatttacaccaggcctttctgtacaaaattgaagtaaaagcatttgctagtctttattcatatcacccattatctttAGCCTGTCCTGACAACTTTTTGTATTGTCTgacggtgacattgtcttcattcGAGGTTGTGATAGACAGTATGTGCACATCACTCGCAAATGGGAAGGTCAGCTGCACCCGTTCTCTGATACTCATATAGCAGTGGCTTCGGTCGAACTCAAATAGATTGCTGTAAATGATAGGCCGATTTTTCGTCAAACGCACAATATCTATATGACCTGAGACAATTGGTTTTaaaatatgcgcgattgttcagCAATGAGTCCATATCACTCAAATTACCATTATCACATTCATCAGCTGATCGTAACTAGGTCGCCAGGCCAAAGTTTTCTATTATGATAGATTAGAAATACGCTTAGAAATATCAGAAGTCAGTTTGACGAGCAACTGACTGGAACTTTCTCTCTATTTCGTGAGCTGCCCAAGACGAGGGCAAagggacaaactgagacagtgAAAGGTAAGTCAAGAGACGATACTTTTTGCTGTCAAATCGGTCTTTTTTGTGCATTGTCGTGGATAGGGAGACTTTGACATCATTCGCgatcatcattatgatcattgaCAAATCTTCATCTTCTTGGATCTTTGCTTAGCTCCTGCATGTCAGATCAGATGTCGCCTCTCCGTTATATTCCCGGGGTTGATTCTCGATCAGGACCTATCGTCATGTAAAAGAGAACGGAGCTGTGGGCTATTACGGAATCAGTATGAAAACCAAGGAGTtctgagacattgtcacaaacaCAAGACGCATTAACTGCGTCATTCATTATGTCTCCGCGACCCGCCAGAAAGAAATGTAATTCAGCACTGCAGTCAGATATCATAGGACTGCGTTTGCGGTTTTGACAGCTCCTAATTGGTTTTACAGTAGACATCCGTTTATTTCGAATTGGCAGTAACAATTCACAATCCGCAAACTGATCTGAAGACGACACGCGCTGACCCCGCATAATTTGTCCTTCAGTATTATCGTTAACGTACTGTATAATCGATATTAATAATGCTGGTATTGATAAAATCGTCTGCCAAGTGGACTTCGAAATGTCTTCTCTCGTTGTCTTTGTCTATTTCATAATCTGAGAGATTAGATTGACATTCTGTTATCAGTCATTTCTATGGCCCGTTCTATCCGGACCATGACCCTATTGAATGTGATATCCGGACTTTGCTGAGTGACTGTATCTGCGTCTCGGACAATTAAATATAATTGAAATAATATGAAAtgatctgaaaaaaacaaacggTATGATCATGAAGAATTGAAGTATGCCCCATAAAAGCTGTCATAATCTTGATCAATGGTTTCAAATTATCATTTTGTCCCTGTTCGTTTTCAGACTAAACCCCCAGCCATGGGGAGGATGGGCATCACCCTACTTGCCCTCCTCAGCCTGGTTGCGGTGGTAGTGGGGCAGACGACAGAGGCACCGATGAGGTGCCAGTTCCCGCCGGAGTGGAGCGTTCAGCAGGAGTCTCCCATGGAGATGAACCGCGGCAATGTCACAGTGGTGGCATTGCTGCAGGCCAGTTGATCATTCTGTCTCCGGCAGGCAGAGGGGTAAGTCGAAAATAATGCCTTTCAAAAAACGAATACCCAATAATGACGTCGCAACTGTCCCAACATAGTCTGTGAGGATGGGTTGTTTCTCTGGCGTCAGTCAATTTCACTTTTACTGTGAACTCAGTCAGGATCCGTCGGAAACTAGTTGCAAGGAGGTCGCGACAGCGCCTTTGTTTGTCAGAATAGCAAGTTTTGGTATTACTAACCCATTAATTGTGCAAACTAAACATGAGACTTGAAAACTCGACTTTTCTTTCAGGCTGGAAACCCTACGTCAGCACTATGTCAGGCACGGCTTGGACGACATTTTGTTCATGACGGTCAATTCCAAACCTTGGCATGCGCGGGCATCGGTTAACCAACTCCGGCAGAGGATCAACTTCCCTCTGTACCAGGCCACCAGCAGTAACGACATTTGGAGCATCCTCGGAGGGGGGAAAGACGACTTCTTCGTCTATGACAGGTAGGACGATAGTGGGAAAATCGCCCAGATGAGATAGCCAAGACGAGCCAAGAGAAGAGGAATTTAATAATGTCGCAACAATAATGCATCATCTCGAGAATCATTGATAGGAAACCCCGATGGACAATGTCGGCTAACATTGACCAGACTCCTGAGAGAGTCCAGTCGTCTCGTCTTAAACATTGTCTTCCCCTTGGAGAGGGACGAGACCGATCCACTAGCTGCGTCCTGACTGTTATAGTGCCTCTCTGCAAGAAAGTTTGTCAGGATGGAAAAACCTTGGCTAAACATACACCACTTTTATTTTCAGGTGTGGTCGCCTAACATACCACATCCCCTTCCCGCAGAGCTCTCTCCATTACCCCATCATACAGCAGGCCATCATCTCAACCTATTACGACAACCCATGTGGTGACTGTCCTAACGACGACACCGCAGACGATGTGGTAAGTAACTTGTCCTTATGTTTTACTGAGGCATACAAGGCCATTTAGGCGAGTTGATGTCCTCAACTCGAATAAGGACAGTTATCAAGCATATAAACTATTTAGGTTAAGATGGTCCCACGCATTCTATAAGCATACACAGCATTACTGATATAATTTGCGTCCATGCTTCTGCCGATACATGCCTACAAGCAGTTAGTGATGTACAACGAAATATTTCACCTGAATCGAAGACCTGGCTCGGCATTTCGGGAAAAGTCATAATGGACTGTTTTGTCCTTTTGGCAGTCAAACGGTGATGAAAATTAAACACCAGATTGAACTGGAATGGTTGTGACGTGTCATGAAGAAAGGTATGCATGAGATTTCATGGAGGATTGAAAAGGCCAATTGTAAAATGACCGAACATATCAAATTTATCAGCTGGGTTCCGTATgactaggttgtgacattgtccctggcgGCGCATCTGCAATGATTAGTCATGGCAGTTGCGAGGACAAATAGGTTCCGACATCACAGATGTATTTGAAGGCATGTAATCCTTAGCTGCGTTAGATTCACCAATTCATGCTGCCCTTGTCTTGAGAAAGAATCCTTAGTCTCTGCTGGTGTCTCGTATATAGCGATGTACTCTTTCCACATTCAGATTCGTCATCACAGTCGTGGCCGAGAGAGAAATCGCACCCCTGGAGGACACAGATTGCGTCATCGCCATCCCATTGACATTGGGGTGAAGGTCGAAGAAGGTCACCAAGTAATCACCAAAGACAATCAAGGAAACCAGCGCCGGTGACAGTGACGTCACAACTGTACCCAAGTGTCATCTGCTCAAAATCAAACTGATTTGGCAGCAGGCGACACAAGGTTTAGGTGATTGTGTCGGGCTGCATCTTCTCAGGAAGATGTGGACCAACCCAGGCGATGTTCCTGAAATCAGAGGGGCACCAATGTCCATCAGAGGTGCACCTGACAGAACAGTAACGAGGCTATCAGGCGACAGTGTCGGTGACATGGGAGATCACGCAGAAGGTGCATGTGCGATTTGTCAGGTTCAGAGGTCAAGAACAAGTGATCTTGATTGACATCTGACCTGGCTGTATCGCCGGTGATCTCTTGACCCTGTGAGGACAGAGCTGCCGCGACCTCTCAATGATCTTGCCAGACAGGTGGGGTCAACGTCGAGTCCTGCCAATGACAAATAGGAGGAAATTCTCTAGACTCCTGACAGTGACAAGACCAGGCTGGGCAAACCCAGTGACAGTGACGATCAGGTCACAGCGCTGTCCAACAGAGCTGACAGTGTCGATCAAAGAATGACCTGGGACAATCTGCTTGCCAATGACAACCATCTACTCAGTGACAGTGACAACAAAGCACTGGGGGAGACGGAAGTAGCTGCCAGTGACCAAGCGCCAATGGTTTGAGTAACTGACAGTGACAGCAGGGACATGGTCAGGGGAAAGTCTGCCAGTGACCAAACAAGTCGTTCCAGAACTGCCGATGACGTCAGGGTGATGAAGTTGGACGGAGAACCTGAGAATGACGGTCCTTAGGAAGCACTTGACAGTGACAGCCCGGAGGCCGTAGTGACTCCGAGTCCTGCCAATGACAGCAGGGGCCGACAACCACGTCTAACTGACAGTGACAGTCTGGACATGGGTCTGGGAAGACCTGACAGTGTCAGAATACATCAATTGGTCAGTGCCAGTGACGAGCAACTGGTCGGTTCTCTGAGAGGTCCTGATTGTGCCAGCCTGAGGTCAGAAGCAGATGAGAATGTCAACCAGGTCGACGGAGTGATACCGAGTCATGTCAATGACAGGAACAGGCCGTTCAGAAATCATCTGAATGACAGTGACATACTCAGTCAGGTCGATGACAGTGACGAACGTCCTCACTGAGCAACTGCCAGTGACAGGGTCAGGGAGGTAACCAGCTGTGACAGTGACAGTCTGAAGTACGCAGTCCTTCTCTCAAGAGCTGACAGTGACAAGGTGCAGGTCAGGGGCAACGGTCTTGACAGTGACAACACCAGGCGTCCCAGGGTTGCTCATGAGGTACATCAGCCTCTTGACAGTGAGGATGACAAGGACAGTCACAGCCCTCAACTTCGAACACTGGTCTGAGACAAGACTGATCTTGACAAGGACATAATAGTCAGCAGACTCTCCAGCAAAACTGCCGGTGACAGGCAAACAGAGAGATGCATTCCTGACAGTGTGGGGATGCCCTTTCACTACATGTAGCTAGGTGACAATGACGTGACGTCCAAGATGTGACTGGTAGGTCTACTACTCGACCCCGGAATCAgaactgacagtgacagtgacagcaGGGACAGAGGTGACAGTGACAATGAGGACAGTCTAATTCTAACTAGACAGCTTCTCGGGTGTTTTTGTAGAAGAAAGGTCTTCAAAACTTTTGATTTTAATTGATTGTTACACTAGCTTTGTAAGTGAACAAAACCATTTGGAAATCAGAGCAATGCGACCCAAGACCATCACCGTGGATGAAGTACACATTGTTGTATATCTATTCTGTTGCAAAACGTTTCGCACTAATTTGAAAGAGGGTCAATTGTCAAATTATTCCACATAATCCTTTCACAAAGAACAAAGGCACAAGACCAACAAAAGCCTCATAACAAAGTCCATTCCttctggtttcattcactttcAAAAGCTCGTGATTGAAGCACCTGTGAGGATTCGTCACAACCACTAAGGTCATGACGGCTCCTGACAGGTATTACAGTAAACAAATCATAAATCAATCAGAGAACCTCGGAAAGACGCTCTATCCTTGTGTCTCCTCCTGCAGCTAATGAAGGTAACTGGACAAAACCACTGGTCTCCGGTTACTGGAACAACGTGCACGATCTCGACACTGGGACAGGAATCTTTCCGTGGTTTGAACACTGTTTGTACATAGTAGCTAGTTTGAACTTAGTTGCAGATATGCTTCTTTAATAGTGCTCAAGAGATACTCTCTCCACACCATGTTCTTCTGGAACGACCATGCCTTTGGTGAACTTTGTGCCAAATTTTGG
It encodes:
- the LOC135485913 gene encoding selenoprotein Pb-like isoform X2, with product MGRMGITLLALLSLVAVVVGQTTEAPMRCQFPPEWSVQQESPMEMNRGNVTVVALLQASUSFCLRQAEGLETLRQHYVRHGLDDILFMTVNSKPWHARASVNQLRQRINFPLYQATSSNDIWSILGGGKDDFFVYDRCGRLTYHIPFPQSSLHYPIIQQAIISTYYDNPCGDCPNDDTADDVSNGDEN
- the LOC135485913 gene encoding selenoprotein Pb-like isoform X1; protein product: MGRMGITLLALLSLVAVVVGQTTEAPMRCQFPPEWSVQQESPMEMNRGNVTVVALLQASUSFCLRQAEGLETLRQHYVRHGLDDILFMTVNSKPWHARASVNQLRQRINFPLYQATSSNDIWSILGGGKDDFFVYDRCGRLTYHIPFPQSSLHYPIIQQAIISTYYDNPCGDCPNDDTADDVIRHHSRGRERNRTPGGHRLRHRHPIDIGVKVEEGHQVITKDNQGNQRR